One Spinacia oleracea cultivar Varoflay chromosome 4, BTI_SOV_V1, whole genome shotgun sequence DNA segment encodes these proteins:
- the LOC130471727 gene encoding uncharacterized protein, with amino-acid sequence MPEFLTSYCGERYHLRDYRGAMNSQGHGEIFNYTHFALRNVIERCFGVLKPRFPILKDMPPCDFKRQKYIVLSCCVVHNFINMCKAGDPLFIHYADKNVELDDDGVTTNGSEDQVTLSVSQSELCRMAKFQDRLAKWEKINPQ; translated from the coding sequence ATGCCTGAGTTTCTAACGTCATATTGCGGAGAACGATATCATTTGCGTGACTATAGGGGAGCAATGAACTCACAAGGTCATGGGGAGATATTCAATTATACACATTTTGCGTTGCGTAATGTTATTGAAAGGTGTTTCGGGGTATTAAAACCTAGATTTCCTATTCTCAAAGATATGCCTCCATGTGATTTTAAAAGACAAAAGTATATAGTTTTGTCTTGTTGTGTTGTCCACAATTTCATCAACATGTGCAAGGCAGGAGATCCTTTATTTATACATTATGCAGATAAAAATGTAGAGCTTGATGATGATGGAGTCACCACCAATGGGTCTGAGGACCAAGTAACTCTTAGTGTTAGTCAAAGTGAACTTTGTCGCATGGCCAAATTTCAAGATCGTTTGGCCAAATGGGAGAAAATAAATCCTCAATAA